A genomic window from Quercus lobata isolate SW786 chromosome 10, ValleyOak3.0 Primary Assembly, whole genome shotgun sequence includes:
- the LOC115962606 gene encoding uncharacterized protein LOC115962606, whose amino-acid sequence MLPLKLVRSLVLGETINNPLCLTQQHTHLDHNDVDTNDDEDDDDDDDDEANNAIPHHKQTRGRRRKTSTDKNSKTKKTPFLLFLPTKELITDTYRLATIARDMGMDLHPTPSLSHIIFSYPSSPSPSTSASSSSSSTPSPSSPFPISWSWSSSSLSSSFLPNDAVPLPFPSLTTASLTHLRSFATLSKGLFKLAFANYTTKATIADTTSNWDCCSVSLFSRLTSDRVDTMDAFSRALAGMGWTLFKTKQNPSQDSKEKRVWGGNSVFLFRKVESNRVRAGRVNECRIRELRLPPLDFRNAPLRILQYILLMTDDIFYLS is encoded by the coding sequence ATGCTCCCATTGAAGCTGGTACGCTCTCTGGTCTTAGGAGAAACCATTAACAACCCTCTCTGTTTAACCCAACAACACACTCACCTTGACCACAATGATGTTGATActaatgatgatgaagatgacgacgatgatgatgatgatgaagccAATAATGCCATTCCTCACCACAAACAaacaagaggaagaagaagaaaaaccagCACTGACAAAAacagcaaaacaaaaaagactccatttttgttgttcttaCCAACAAAAGAGCTCATCACTGACACATACAGACTTGCCACCATAGCCAGAGACATGGGCATGGACTTACACCCAAccccatctctctctcacatcaTCTTCTCGTACccatcatcaccatcaccatcaacatcagcttcctcttcttcttcttcaacaccATCACCTTCATCACCATTCCccatatcatggtcatggtcaTCCTCATCACTTTCATCATCTTTCTTGCCAAACGATGCCGTTCCTCTCCCATTTCCTTCACTCACCACAGCTTCTCTCACCCATCTCCGCTCTTTTGCTACTCTCTCCAAAGGGCTTTTCAAACTAGCCTTTGCCAACTACACCACCAAAGCAACAATTGCTGACACCACTAGTAATTGGGACTGTTGCTCTGTGTCTCTGTTTTCCAGGCTCACCAGTGACCGAGTAGACACCATGGATGCGTTTTCTCGAGCTTTGGCTGGAATGGGTTGGACTCTTTTCAAGACCAAGCAAAACCCATCTCAGGATTCAAAGGAAAAGCGGGTTTGGGGTGGCAATTCGGTGTTTTTGTTCAGGAAGGTCGAGTCGAACCGGGTTCGGGCGGGTCGGGTGAATGAATGTAGAATAAGGGAGTTGAGGTTGCCCCCGTTGGATTTTAGGAATGCCCCTTTGAGGATTTTGCAGTACATTCTTCTAATGACTGATGATATCTTCTATCTGTCATGA
- the LOC115964746 gene encoding putative disease resistance protein RGA1: MVELCSLHSIVFSIPDLKSLTEEFILGLTKVKNLTVNDCKELTSLCPDTLMSLVTLDIRLCPSLNNISLTSTLRTLKIDGCSALKSLPMSNCMCLKYATIRKCNSLTFISGAQLPPALKGLYVYNCENLQFVVDEGEASSPSLLMNGENFNCNNNNNASHLELLEIRECPSLKCLSSKGNLPTMLKHLEIWRCLELTSLSSTDQLPASLKHLSVRFCPKLESIADKLQNNVSLEQLRLVYCKKLKSLPEGLHRLCHLNEINIRGCSSLVSFPDGGLLPTSLRKVLIEDCEKLEALPNCMHKLTSLQQLSIWECPSIISFPEEGYPTSLRVLSLTGVNICKQVFKWGLHRLTSLTDLSIYGGFPELQSFPAEDEEGKLMMTLPTSLTTLEIAKFSNIGFLSSKGFQNLTALEELWIFYCPKLASLPEDLPPSLLKLRIYECPLLKQHCKKGKGREWFKIAHIPRVEIDWRSVYEPVFELFRNAGILPCLKGWLSMPLKFLTSASMVTICLEIMGGNHFLKGAVNLLFANGHDLLIIESGKQFVQAYSMSHVFMNGVVAAFVLTSSSKVFHNGPMKEDPKGKEIKDPTIPSEPSILTYLRIRADSAPIRANSTPIRADLALIHADSDRFPPNQLGFDSR; this comes from the exons ATGGTTGAGTTATGCTCGCTACACTCAATTGTTTTTTCTATTCCAGATTTGAAAAGCTTGACAGAAGAGTTCATTCTGGGgttaacaaaagtaaaaaatctgACCGTAAATGATTGTAAGGAGCTGACATCTCTATGTCCAGATACACTCATGTCCCTTGTAACACTAGATATCAGATTGTGCCCGAGTCTTAACAACATCAGCTTGACATCTACGTTAAGGACACTAAAAATTGATGGTTGTAGTGCTTTGAAATCCCTGCCGATGTCCAATTGTATGTGTTTGAAATATGCAACTATTCGGAAATGTAATTCTTTGACATTCATTTCAGGAGCCCAGTTACCTCCAGCTTTGAAAGGGTTATATGTTTATAATTGTGAGAATTTGCAGTTTGTGGTAGATGAGGGAGAGGCTTCTTCACCTTCTTTATTGATGAATGGGGAGAATTTTAACtgcaacaataacaataatgcATCTCATCTTGAGCTTTTAGAGATAAGGGAATGTCCATCTCTAAAATGCTTATCATCAAAAGGCAACCTACCTACCATGCTTAAACACCTTGAGATTTGGCGATGCTTAGAGTTGACATCCTTATCATCAACAGACCAGTTACCTGCATCCCTTAAACACCTTTCTGTACGCTTTTGTCCAAAGTTGGAGTCAATAGCAGACAAGTTACAAAATAATGTGTCTCTTGAACAACTTAGATTAGTGTATTGTAAAAAGCTTAAATCCTTACCAGAGGGCCTACACAGACTCTGCCACCTGAATGAGATCAACATACGTGGGTGTTCAAGTCTTGTTTCCTTCCCGGATGGAGGGCTGCTCCCCACTAGTCTGAGAAAGGTTTTGATTGAAGACTGTGAGAAACTTGAGGCCTTGCCCAACTGCATGCACAAGCTCACCTCGCTTCAACAATTAAGCATATGGGAATGTCCAAGCATCATATCCTTTCCAGAAGAGGGTTACCCCACCAGTTTAAGGGTTCTTTCTCTAACAGGGGTCAATATATGTAAGCAAGTATTTAAGTGGGGATTGCACAGACTCACGTCTCTTACAGATCTCTCCATTTATGGTGGATTTCCGGAGTTGCAGTCATTTCCTGCGGAGGATGAGGAAGGGAAGCTGATGATGACATTGCCTACCTCTCTCACCACCCTAGagattgcaaaattttcaaatataggATTCCTATCCTCTAAGGGCTTTCAAAACCTCACTGCACTTGAAGAACTGTGGATATTCTATTGCCCTAAACTCGCCTCCCTCCCAGAGGACCTGCCTCCCTCGCTTCTAAAACTTCGTATTTATGAGTGTCCTCTACTGAAACAACACTGCAAGAAAGGCAAAGGGCGAGAGTGGTTCAAGATCGCCCACATCCCTCGAGTTGAAATTGATTGGAGGTCTGTCTAtgag CCAGTCTTTGAGCTATTTAGAAATGCAGGAATATTGCCATGCTTGAAGGGATGGCTGTCAATGCCTCTTAAGTTCTTAACTTCTGCAAGCATGGTTACAATCTGTCTAGAAATAATGGGTGGGAATCATTTTCTAAAAGGAGCTGTAAACCTCTTGTTTGCAAATGGACATGATTTGTTGATTATTGAGAGTGGAAA ACAATTTGTGCAGGCTTATTCTATGTCGCATGTATTTATGAATGGTGTGGTGGCTGCATTTGTACTTACCAGTAGCTCCAAG GTATTTCACAATGGTCCTATGAAAGAAGATCCAAAAGGAAAGGAG ATCAAAGATCCTACTATACCATCTGAGCCTTCAATTTTAACTTATTTACGGATTCGCGCCGACTCGGCTCCGATTCGTGCCAACTCGACTCCGATTCGTGCTGACTTGGCTTTGATTCATGCTGATTCGGACCGATTCCCGCCAAACCAACTTGGCTTTGATTCACGCTGA
- the LOC115963401 gene encoding putative disease resistance RPP13-like protein 1 isoform X2 has product MWKRTLLKIHAVLDDAEERQMTSKLVKVWLDELRDLAYDVEDILDEFATEALRCKLNAESSTSNKVRKLIPACCVSLNPSSVMFDANMRSKIKDINTRLQEIVTQKNDLHLRDWVGGRTIPSRPKLPTTSLVEGLVYGRKEDQKAIVDLLLSSELHNAQLSVIPIVGMGGLGKTTLAQQVYNDDEVMGYFDLKAWVCVSEDFDIVRVTKVILQSVTTETCDVNDLNLLQIKLKEKLNGKKFLLILDDVWNDNYNDWTKLRCPFEFGAPGSKILITTQNDRLSSIMGTTQAYKLKELSNDACLTVFTQNALGTTSFSAHPELQEIGRKVLERCKGLPLAAKALGGLLRTIPDHNEWKYVLNSKIWDMSAENNDVLPTLRLSYLYLPSNLKRCFAYCSLFPKDYEFEEKELVLLWMAEGLLQEIRQKPMEDLGAEYFCDLHRRSFFQQSSRNKSLFVMHDLINDLAQWAAGDLCYRLEDKLGGDKQLNISTKVRHFSYIRCYYDGITRCEDFPKDKRLRTFLPLPIENSGYLTNFVPNCLLPQLRCLRVLSLCGYEIIELPSSIGHLKHLRYLNISYTLIRSLPESISSLYNLQTLMLKGCSHLIKLPEKIGNLVNLRHLDITEMHSIKEMPVGIKELKNLQTLSDFVVGKDTGSKIGDLMNLKSLHGTLRISHLENMLDAEDARKANLKGKKNLDALVMKWEFAHDDLQEAGLAIDVLDMLQPWTTVKELSIDGYVGVKFPTWFGHPSFLNMVLLRIENCRKCTSLPAIGQLPSLKDLVLIGMARVRSVGPEFFGEGCSKPFQSLETLHFENMQEWHEWIPCGLEYEEFPHLRELLSLNAPNCKENCPFISHH; this is encoded by the coding sequence ATGTGGAAGAGAACGTTGCTGAAAATCCATGCAGTTCTTGATGATGCAGAAGAGAGGCAGATGACTAGCAAGCTCGTGAAGGTGTGGTTGGATGAGCTCAGAGACTTGGCTTATGATGTGGAGGACATCTTGGACGAGTTTGCTACTGAAGCTTTGCGATGTAAGTTGAATGCAGAATCCAGCACAAGTAATAAGGTAAGAAAGCTCATCCCTGCTTGTTGTGTGAGTTTGAATCCAAGTTCAGTTATGTTTGATGCTAATATGCGGTCGAAGATCAAAGATATCAATACAAGGTTGCAAGAAATTGTGACGCAGAAGAATGATTTGCACTTGAGAGACTGGGTTGGGGGAAGGACTATACCATCAAGACCAAAGCTGCCCACAACTTCTTTGGTGGAAGGCCTTGTTTATGGCAGGAAGGAAGATCAAAAGGCTATTGTGGATTTGTTGCTGAGCAGTGAGTTGCATAATGCTCAACTTTCTGTGATTCCCATAGTTGGTATGGGGGGGTTGGGTAAAACAACTCTTGCCCAACAAGTCTACAATGACGATGAGGTAATGGgttattttgatttgaaagcatgggtttgtgtttctgaAGATTTTGACATTGTAAGGGTGACCAAAGTAATTTTACAGTCTGTAACTACTGAGACCTGTGATGTTAATGATTTGAATTTACTACAAATCAAATTGAAGGAGAAATTGAATGGCAAGAAGTTCTTGCTCATTTTGGATGATGTTTGGAATGACAACTATAATGATTGGACTAAACTACGTTGTCCTTTTGAATTTGGGGCTCCAGGAAGTAAGATTTTAATCACAACTCAGAACGATCGTTTATCATCAATTATGGGCACTACTCAAGCTTACAAGTTGAAGGAGTTGTCAAATGATGCTTGTTTGACTGTATTTACCCAAAATGCATTGGGGACAACCAGTTTTAGTGCACATCCAGAACTTCAAGAAATCGGTCGAAAAGTTTTAGAGAGGTGTAAAGGCTTACCTTTGGCAGCAAAAGCCCTTGGAGGCCTTTTACGCACTATACCTGATCATAATGAATGGAAATATGTGCTAAATAGCAAGATATGGGATATGTCAGCAGAGAATAATGATGTTCTTCCAACTCTTAGATTGAGCTATCTATATCTCCCTTCAAATTTAAAGAGGTGTTTTGCCTATTGTTCACTATTCCCAAAAGATTATGAATTTGAGGAGAAAGAACTAGTCTTGTTATGGATGGCTGAAGGTTTGCTTCAAGAAATACGACAGAAGCCAATGGAAGATCTTGGTGCTGAGTATTTTTGTGATCTACATAGGAGAtcattttttcaacaatcaaGCCGAAATAAATCACTCTTTGTCATGCATGACCTCATCAATGATCTAGCACAATGGGCAGCAGGAGACTTGTGTTATAGGTTGGAGGACAAATTGGGTGGTGATAAGCAACTCAATATTTCTACAAAGGTACGTCATTTCTCCTACATTCGTTGTTATTATGATGGCATCACAAGATGTGAAGACTTCCCAAAAGATAAGCGTTTACGAACCTTCCTACCACTACCAATAGAGAACTCAGGCTACTTAACAAATTTCGTTCCTAATTGTTTGTTGCCACAATTAAGATGCTTAAGGGTATTATCTTTATGTGGATATGAAATTATTGAGCTACCAAGTTCAATCGGTCATTTGAAACATCTAAGATATCTCAACATTTCATATACTTTGATAAGAAGTTTACCAGAATCAATAAGTTCTTTATACAATTTGCAAACATTGATGTTGAAAGGTTGTTCCCATCTCATAAAGTTACCAGAGAAAATTGGGAATCTAGTAAATCTTAGACATCTTGATATTACAGAAATGCATTCAATCAAAGAGATGCCGGTGGgaataaaagaattaaagaacCTACAAACACTATCTGATTTTGTTGTGGGGAAAGATACTGGATCCAAGATAGGAGACCTGATGAACTTGAAGTCTCTTCATGGAACACTTCGCATTTCACATTTGGAGAACATGCTTGATGCTGAGGATGCAAGAAAGGCCAATTTAAAAGGTAAGAAGAATTTAGATGCATTGGTGATGAAATGGGAGTTTGCACATGATGATTTACAGGAAGCAGGACTTGCAATAGATGTTCTTGATATGCTACAACCTTGGACAACGGTGAAAGAACTTTCAATTGATGGCTATGTTGGTGTGAAATTCCCAACTTGGTTTGGTCATCCTTCATTTTTGAATATGGTGCTCTTAAGGATTGAGAACTGTAGAAAATGCACATCGTTGCCAGCAATCGGACAATTACCATCTTTGAAAGACCTTGTTCTAATTGGAATGGCTAGGGTACGGAGTGTTGGTCCTGAGTTTTTTGGGGAAGGTTGCTCAAAACCTTTTCAATCCTTAGAGACACTTCATTTTGAGAATATGCAAGAATGGCATGAGTGGATTCCTTGTGGACTTGAGTATGAAGAATTCCCACACTTGCGTGAGCTTTTATCTTTGAATGCCCCAAATTGCAAGGAAAATTGCCCCTTCATCTCCCATCATTAG
- the LOC115963401 gene encoding putative disease resistance RPP13-like protein 1 isoform X1, whose protein sequence is MSVIGELALSALFQVLFNKITSPDLSKIFHKEKVDADIKMWKRTLLKIHAVLDDAEERQMTSKLVKVWLDELRDLAYDVEDILDEFATEALRCKLNAESSTSNKVRKLIPACCVSLNPSSVMFDANMRSKIKDINTRLQEIVTQKNDLHLRDWVGGRTIPSRPKLPTTSLVEGLVYGRKEDQKAIVDLLLSSELHNAQLSVIPIVGMGGLGKTTLAQQVYNDDEVMGYFDLKAWVCVSEDFDIVRVTKVILQSVTTETCDVNDLNLLQIKLKEKLNGKKFLLILDDVWNDNYNDWTKLRCPFEFGAPGSKILITTQNDRLSSIMGTTQAYKLKELSNDACLTVFTQNALGTTSFSAHPELQEIGRKVLERCKGLPLAAKALGGLLRTIPDHNEWKYVLNSKIWDMSAENNDVLPTLRLSYLYLPSNLKRCFAYCSLFPKDYEFEEKELVLLWMAEGLLQEIRQKPMEDLGAEYFCDLHRRSFFQQSSRNKSLFVMHDLINDLAQWAAGDLCYRLEDKLGGDKQLNISTKVRHFSYIRCYYDGITRCEDFPKDKRLRTFLPLPIENSGYLTNFVPNCLLPQLRCLRVLSLCGYEIIELPSSIGHLKHLRYLNISYTLIRSLPESISSLYNLQTLMLKGCSHLIKLPEKIGNLVNLRHLDITEMHSIKEMPVGIKELKNLQTLSDFVVGKDTGSKIGDLMNLKSLHGTLRISHLENMLDAEDARKANLKGKKNLDALVMKWEFAHDDLQEAGLAIDVLDMLQPWTTVKELSIDGYVGVKFPTWFGHPSFLNMVLLRIENCRKCTSLPAIGQLPSLKDLVLIGMARVRSVGPEFFGEGCSKPFQSLETLHFENMQEWHEWIPCGLEYEEFPHLRELLSLNAPNCKENCPFISHH, encoded by the coding sequence ATGTCAGTTATTGGAGAGCTTGCTCTATCTGCTCTCTTTCAGGTGTTATTTAACAAGATAACCTCTCCAGACTTGTCGAAGATCTTTCACAAAGAGAAAGTTGATGCTGACATCAAGATGTGGAAGAGAACGTTGCTGAAAATCCATGCAGTTCTTGATGATGCAGAAGAGAGGCAGATGACTAGCAAGCTCGTGAAGGTGTGGTTGGATGAGCTCAGAGACTTGGCTTATGATGTGGAGGACATCTTGGACGAGTTTGCTACTGAAGCTTTGCGATGTAAGTTGAATGCAGAATCCAGCACAAGTAATAAGGTAAGAAAGCTCATCCCTGCTTGTTGTGTGAGTTTGAATCCAAGTTCAGTTATGTTTGATGCTAATATGCGGTCGAAGATCAAAGATATCAATACAAGGTTGCAAGAAATTGTGACGCAGAAGAATGATTTGCACTTGAGAGACTGGGTTGGGGGAAGGACTATACCATCAAGACCAAAGCTGCCCACAACTTCTTTGGTGGAAGGCCTTGTTTATGGCAGGAAGGAAGATCAAAAGGCTATTGTGGATTTGTTGCTGAGCAGTGAGTTGCATAATGCTCAACTTTCTGTGATTCCCATAGTTGGTATGGGGGGGTTGGGTAAAACAACTCTTGCCCAACAAGTCTACAATGACGATGAGGTAATGGgttattttgatttgaaagcatgggtttgtgtttctgaAGATTTTGACATTGTAAGGGTGACCAAAGTAATTTTACAGTCTGTAACTACTGAGACCTGTGATGTTAATGATTTGAATTTACTACAAATCAAATTGAAGGAGAAATTGAATGGCAAGAAGTTCTTGCTCATTTTGGATGATGTTTGGAATGACAACTATAATGATTGGACTAAACTACGTTGTCCTTTTGAATTTGGGGCTCCAGGAAGTAAGATTTTAATCACAACTCAGAACGATCGTTTATCATCAATTATGGGCACTACTCAAGCTTACAAGTTGAAGGAGTTGTCAAATGATGCTTGTTTGACTGTATTTACCCAAAATGCATTGGGGACAACCAGTTTTAGTGCACATCCAGAACTTCAAGAAATCGGTCGAAAAGTTTTAGAGAGGTGTAAAGGCTTACCTTTGGCAGCAAAAGCCCTTGGAGGCCTTTTACGCACTATACCTGATCATAATGAATGGAAATATGTGCTAAATAGCAAGATATGGGATATGTCAGCAGAGAATAATGATGTTCTTCCAACTCTTAGATTGAGCTATCTATATCTCCCTTCAAATTTAAAGAGGTGTTTTGCCTATTGTTCACTATTCCCAAAAGATTATGAATTTGAGGAGAAAGAACTAGTCTTGTTATGGATGGCTGAAGGTTTGCTTCAAGAAATACGACAGAAGCCAATGGAAGATCTTGGTGCTGAGTATTTTTGTGATCTACATAGGAGAtcattttttcaacaatcaaGCCGAAATAAATCACTCTTTGTCATGCATGACCTCATCAATGATCTAGCACAATGGGCAGCAGGAGACTTGTGTTATAGGTTGGAGGACAAATTGGGTGGTGATAAGCAACTCAATATTTCTACAAAGGTACGTCATTTCTCCTACATTCGTTGTTATTATGATGGCATCACAAGATGTGAAGACTTCCCAAAAGATAAGCGTTTACGAACCTTCCTACCACTACCAATAGAGAACTCAGGCTACTTAACAAATTTCGTTCCTAATTGTTTGTTGCCACAATTAAGATGCTTAAGGGTATTATCTTTATGTGGATATGAAATTATTGAGCTACCAAGTTCAATCGGTCATTTGAAACATCTAAGATATCTCAACATTTCATATACTTTGATAAGAAGTTTACCAGAATCAATAAGTTCTTTATACAATTTGCAAACATTGATGTTGAAAGGTTGTTCCCATCTCATAAAGTTACCAGAGAAAATTGGGAATCTAGTAAATCTTAGACATCTTGATATTACAGAAATGCATTCAATCAAAGAGATGCCGGTGGgaataaaagaattaaagaacCTACAAACACTATCTGATTTTGTTGTGGGGAAAGATACTGGATCCAAGATAGGAGACCTGATGAACTTGAAGTCTCTTCATGGAACACTTCGCATTTCACATTTGGAGAACATGCTTGATGCTGAGGATGCAAGAAAGGCCAATTTAAAAGGTAAGAAGAATTTAGATGCATTGGTGATGAAATGGGAGTTTGCACATGATGATTTACAGGAAGCAGGACTTGCAATAGATGTTCTTGATATGCTACAACCTTGGACAACGGTGAAAGAACTTTCAATTGATGGCTATGTTGGTGTGAAATTCCCAACTTGGTTTGGTCATCCTTCATTTTTGAATATGGTGCTCTTAAGGATTGAGAACTGTAGAAAATGCACATCGTTGCCAGCAATCGGACAATTACCATCTTTGAAAGACCTTGTTCTAATTGGAATGGCTAGGGTACGGAGTGTTGGTCCTGAGTTTTTTGGGGAAGGTTGCTCAAAACCTTTTCAATCCTTAGAGACACTTCATTTTGAGAATATGCAAGAATGGCATGAGTGGATTCCTTGTGGACTTGAGTATGAAGAATTCCCACACTTGCGTGAGCTTTTATCTTTGAATGCCCCAAATTGCAAGGAAAATTGCCCCTTCATCTCCCATCATTAG